Proteins encoded in a region of the Paucibacter sediminis genome:
- a CDS encoding PriCT-2 domain-containing protein gives MIDTPEHHEATTLRGDDDETQIVGISNFSDLQAKSLKFEQLTWRELVERVASPRSYPSKAACPLIKLAKFGELRTEKGSLRHDKNLQLIYGLEGDYDAGIVPIDEAAERLRRARVEAVIYTSASHTEQHPRWRVLAPLSRPCDKQGRRAQMDRLNAALGGCLASESNTASQCYYFGRVDGVKYEHRHCSGLPIDQVELGTPVIRDAGSPRCEAPPPVDGDARDFERQVQLSDVDQLTFEHLASALKAIPADDRQVWVRIGHALSFFKGTEFEAQAERLWIGWSATSNKFDAQRDPAAWSTFTTDRTGFAAVFKVAQEHGWANPLASKCTLSLPDAVTRCRALHPDELRNCWADIALGLEPSLVHSLLEEVSHLTRTPISALKASLKLAKNEMAKAIQKAALESRAAGRHIIPYRPEDRTEHAYEVEKAILAKAGPGRYLQFGGQLARVTVRPFVGTRRVGTDAPPDIPHIELLDDVGALQEIERVAMFVKQASDSCNPIAVPSDVIDVLLKKHMHTAPVVSGLASHPIVIPSNGDIVAADGLHADTGLYLHGAALDQVHAFGHDEAKAALVRLKKVFLEGFEFASPLDEDIAVAGLLTGIERKVCDTAPGLAILASVQASGKTTLARRTHLVLTGHDMPITSFPDRDEAELQKRLLTMLIRAPALVCFDNIVDGMTFRSAPLAAAMTSPVLTQRILGASKDTSCPTNVLFCITGNNLSLGPDELTRWLVCRLQPGAIRPEARSFRHSDVVAHALEIRQAVLRDAIGIIAGYRRYGGGIAPASRFPVWDSVVRQPLMWAGGEDIAQCFSANAEGSEERQAHAALVGCLHARFRGAEFTAADVAKLVDFYVFDERWDADSPQAEAATSGTPDAEPQGFLHLSGKEISNATRSALHSLQSKDPSNQNSVGRILRSLINTRTSLALPTGIVSAHISDRMLRGQRVYRVAA, from the coding sequence TTGATCGATACACCCGAACACCATGAGGCAACGACCCTGCGTGGAGATGACGACGAAACCCAGATCGTCGGCATTAGCAATTTTTCAGACCTGCAAGCCAAGTCACTGAAGTTTGAGCAGCTGACCTGGCGTGAGCTGGTCGAACGGGTTGCCAGCCCCCGCTCGTATCCAAGCAAAGCGGCGTGCCCCCTGATCAAGCTCGCCAAGTTCGGCGAGTTGCGGACTGAGAAGGGAAGCTTGCGCCACGACAAGAACTTGCAATTGATCTACGGGCTGGAAGGCGACTACGACGCTGGAATCGTGCCGATTGACGAAGCAGCCGAACGCCTTAGGCGCGCGCGCGTTGAAGCCGTGATCTACACGTCAGCGAGCCATACAGAACAACATCCGCGCTGGCGTGTCCTGGCGCCGTTGAGCAGACCGTGCGACAAGCAAGGGCGGCGTGCACAAATGGACCGCCTAAATGCGGCACTGGGCGGTTGCCTAGCTTCGGAAAGCAACACTGCAAGCCAGTGCTATTACTTCGGTCGCGTCGATGGCGTCAAATACGAGCACCGGCACTGCTCCGGCTTGCCTATTGACCAGGTCGAGCTGGGCACGCCAGTAATTCGTGATGCTGGATCTCCCCGCTGCGAAGCGCCGCCGCCCGTTGACGGGGATGCCAGGGACTTCGAGCGTCAGGTACAGCTCAGCGACGTTGACCAATTGACATTCGAACACTTGGCGAGCGCCCTGAAAGCAATTCCGGCTGACGACCGCCAGGTGTGGGTCCGGATTGGGCACGCACTGTCATTCTTTAAAGGTACTGAATTTGAAGCGCAGGCTGAGCGTCTATGGATTGGCTGGAGTGCGACCTCAAATAAGTTCGATGCGCAGCGCGACCCGGCAGCCTGGAGCACATTCACCACTGACCGCACTGGGTTTGCAGCAGTGTTCAAAGTCGCGCAGGAACATGGATGGGCGAACCCCTTGGCATCGAAGTGCACGCTGTCATTGCCCGACGCCGTTACACGGTGCAGGGCGCTACATCCGGACGAGCTGAGGAATTGCTGGGCGGACATTGCCTTGGGCCTGGAACCATCCCTGGTTCATAGCCTGCTCGAAGAAGTTAGCCATCTGACTCGCACTCCGATCAGCGCGCTCAAGGCGTCGCTAAAGCTTGCAAAGAACGAGATGGCAAAGGCCATTCAAAAGGCGGCCCTCGAATCCAGAGCTGCGGGTCGCCACATCATTCCGTATCGCCCTGAGGATCGAACGGAGCACGCCTATGAGGTTGAGAAGGCCATTTTGGCGAAGGCCGGGCCGGGCAGGTACCTTCAGTTTGGAGGGCAGCTTGCCCGTGTCACGGTACGGCCGTTTGTTGGCACGCGACGTGTCGGCACCGATGCCCCGCCGGACATCCCGCACATCGAGCTTCTTGACGATGTGGGCGCACTGCAGGAGATCGAACGTGTCGCCATGTTTGTTAAACAAGCTAGTGACAGCTGCAACCCCATTGCCGTGCCATCAGATGTAATCGATGTACTGCTTAAGAAGCACATGCATACCGCCCCAGTCGTGTCGGGGCTTGCATCGCATCCCATCGTGATCCCGAGCAACGGTGACATCGTGGCGGCTGATGGTCTGCATGCGGATACCGGCCTTTACCTCCATGGGGCTGCACTTGACCAAGTCCATGCCTTCGGACACGACGAGGCGAAGGCTGCCCTGGTCCGCCTCAAAAAGGTCTTTCTTGAGGGGTTTGAGTTTGCCAGCCCCTTGGACGAAGACATTGCTGTTGCAGGCCTGCTGACTGGCATAGAACGCAAAGTCTGCGACACGGCTCCTGGTTTGGCTATCCTGGCTAGTGTGCAGGCCAGCGGCAAGACCACATTGGCGCGCCGAACGCATTTGGTGCTAACGGGGCATGACATGCCCATCACTAGCTTTCCAGATCGCGACGAGGCTGAACTGCAGAAGCGCTTGCTAACGATGCTAATCCGCGCGCCGGCCCTTGTCTGCTTTGACAACATCGTAGATGGAATGACCTTTAGGTCTGCCCCGTTGGCGGCCGCCATGACGTCGCCGGTGCTGACACAGCGAATACTTGGCGCGTCTAAGGACACATCGTGCCCTACCAATGTGCTGTTTTGCATTACGGGCAACAACTTGTCGTTGGGACCGGACGAGCTGACAAGGTGGCTGGTGTGTCGCCTCCAGCCTGGAGCAATCCGGCCCGAAGCACGCAGCTTCAGACACAGCGACGTGGTGGCACATGCTCTTGAGATTCGGCAAGCAGTGCTGCGCGATGCAATCGGGATCATCGCTGGCTATAGACGCTACGGCGGCGGCATCGCGCCAGCAAGCCGCTTCCCCGTGTGGGACAGCGTCGTCAGGCAACCGCTGATGTGGGCAGGTGGTGAGGACATCGCGCAGTGCTTCTCGGCGAACGCGGAGGGGTCGGAGGAACGGCAGGCGCACGCTGCGCTTGTGGGCTGTTTGCATGCACGGTTCAGGGGTGCAGAGTTCACCGCCGCAGATGTTGCAAAGCTGGTTGACTTCTACGTCTTTGATGAAAGGTGGGATGCCGATAGCCCTCAAGCAGAAGCAGCCACGAGTGGCACGCCAGATGCAGAGCCACAGGGCTTCCTTCACCTGTCAGGCAAGGAAATTTCGAACGCGACGAGATCGGCCTTGCACAGTCTGCAGTCGAAGGACCCCAGCAATCAGAACTCCGTTGGTCGCATACTGCGGAGCCTAATCAACACGCGGACTTCACTGGCACTGCCTACAGGCATTGTCAGCGCGCACATCTCCGACCGGATGCTGCGGGGACAGCGCGTGTATCGCGTTGCGGCGTAA
- a CDS encoding tyrosine-type recombinase/integrase: MASISLRNGKYLVRVRREGFKATAKSFTRKQDACTWGRMVEAAMESGRWRDPAQSIPTLAAAIKLYRLEVASRLKGETTYAYWLDELAAGTLGRLTVEQIAPRDLSAWRDQLLAKGLKPGTVTRKLGLLSGILSWCQKDRGWLTSNAMRNISRLKFNDARDRIVDAAEYQYLVTAARTGRAKWMADALDVLEHSAMRRGELWGLKPADVNFHQSVARLRDSKNGHARDVPLCPTSASALQRLCDAARLRSQVGRSSYLIPVADPGAISLAFRRLVARARLLYGKDCHRAGVPVDAAFLSNLRLHDLRHSAVTRWARTGKLTMLELAAVSGHKGLVSLKRYSHLASEQVAAKLASVSAAD; encoded by the coding sequence ATGGCAAGCATCAGCCTCAGGAACGGAAAGTACCTGGTTCGAGTTCGGCGGGAAGGCTTCAAAGCGACAGCGAAGAGCTTTACTCGCAAGCAAGACGCCTGCACGTGGGGCCGCATGGTCGAAGCGGCAATGGAATCAGGTAGGTGGCGAGATCCCGCCCAGAGCATCCCCACCCTCGCTGCCGCGATCAAGCTCTATAGGCTTGAAGTCGCGTCACGGCTCAAAGGTGAGACGACCTATGCCTATTGGCTCGACGAGCTCGCGGCAGGAACTCTCGGACGCCTGACGGTTGAGCAGATAGCGCCGCGTGACCTGTCAGCCTGGCGCGACCAGCTACTGGCAAAGGGGTTGAAACCTGGCACCGTCACTAGAAAGCTTGGCCTGCTCTCAGGCATCCTCAGTTGGTGTCAGAAGGATCGTGGTTGGCTGACCTCCAATGCCATGCGCAACATCAGCCGGTTGAAGTTCAATGACGCGCGAGACCGCATCGTCGACGCAGCCGAATATCAATACTTGGTCACGGCCGCACGAACCGGCCGCGCCAAATGGATGGCCGACGCACTGGATGTACTTGAACACAGTGCCATGCGACGCGGCGAGCTGTGGGGGCTCAAGCCCGCCGACGTCAATTTCCACCAATCCGTGGCTCGGCTTCGAGACTCCAAGAACGGACATGCGCGGGATGTGCCACTGTGTCCTACCTCGGCTTCAGCTTTGCAGCGGCTTTGCGACGCTGCAAGGCTACGATCCCAGGTTGGTCGATCCTCGTACCTCATCCCGGTTGCCGATCCTGGCGCCATCAGCTTGGCATTCAGACGCCTGGTCGCCCGAGCTCGCCTGCTCTACGGCAAGGACTGCCATCGAGCAGGCGTGCCAGTCGACGCCGCGTTTCTGAGCAACCTTCGCCTGCACGATCTCAGGCACAGCGCGGTTACCCGGTGGGCTAGAACCGGGAAGCTGACGATGCTCGAACTTGCCGCGGTATCAGGCCATAAAGGCCTGGTCAGCCTGAAGCGCTATTCGCACCTGGCCTCCGAGCAGGTCGCAGCAAAACTCGCCAGTGTTTCCGCCGCCGACTGA
- a CDS encoding ligand-binding sensor domain-containing diguanylate cyclase has translation MTQPHHPPPHIPYGHGLLPWVLSLLFAVLPCLAAPAGAAPARWSALVQTSFQHLRQEQGLPNEIATSVAQDGDGFLWVGTLAGLARWDGYRFRVYKADPKQPTALPDNFIQTLHADAAGRLWIGTSGAGLVRYERASNSFTTLPVGQAGLSHVSVNSIIDDGDGGLWVGTNAGLDHVDAASSAVQRQSGEAAGLSGLQVLSLLRSRDGSLWVGTEEGLFRREVRAPRFAAVPLPSGGPQPRTLSLYEDSLGQVWIGTAQHGAFKMARADAAAVPVRSSAAQPQAAALGSEPVTGIIEARPGEIWLGTLTRGIQVVDLATAQTRHIRHLPSLPVSLADNAVRGFHRDRSGLVWVASNRGLSRHDPGQAAVLTMYGAPPCAPQLRCDAGEQAASNEVSWILPVGPDRFWLGTHKRGVEIIDSSGALVAALRPDARRPERALPADIVLALELGGDGQVYIATKRGLYRAAADGSRISRVQWPGRDPAASTWTLLAEGGKLWIGGQSDGLWSLDLRSGQARLELRGRGQRLSDERIVVLARAAAGGIWIGTRNGLNHLEPGTGVVRPVPLDVGNTGAQPSAGFITALYTDRQQRLWVGTYGGGIKLLEPDGQQRRIGLAEGLPDETVNALLEDGQGQLWVSTDNGLARIHPKTLEVRALRRAEGVEFQTYWTGSAARSGEGELLFGGAGGMTIVRPAHVQPWSYRPPLVISELHAGGRQLVAGSLLRGIGPAQQAELSSLEIQPDANSFAVEYAALDYSAPDRNRYAHRLLGFDRDWIASDATRRLASYTNLPPGQYQLQLRGSNRDGAWSEAVLSLPIRVLPAWHQTLWFKLLVLLLLLLTVVAVVQLRTRWLRRRQRELELKVSERTAALEQVSRALEEKSRVLELASISDPLTGLHNRRFLAEHIEAEIAASQRRAREAALTAVPQPVDTDSLFFLIDIDHFKQVNDEYGHAAGDAVLVQFGRRLRTVLRESDHLVRWGGEEFLAVARDTNRLRVQELAERLRSVVVESPFVLDDGRRLAITCSIGFACLPFVDADPRALGWQDVVRLADLALLTAKRSGRNAWVGLVAGRGLQERGSADALMVRAQTDLQACVRQGELQVYSCRDEALVLAALRRPPAEWREAALPA, from the coding sequence GTGACTCAGCCGCACCATCCGCCACCGCACATCCCCTACGGCCACGGACTTCTGCCCTGGGTGCTGAGCCTCTTGTTCGCGGTGCTGCCCTGCCTGGCCGCGCCCGCCGGGGCGGCGCCGGCGCGCTGGTCGGCGCTGGTGCAGACCAGCTTCCAGCATCTGCGCCAGGAGCAGGGCCTGCCCAACGAGATCGCGACCTCGGTGGCCCAGGACGGCGATGGTTTTCTGTGGGTGGGCACCCTGGCCGGGCTGGCGCGCTGGGACGGCTACCGCTTCCGCGTCTACAAGGCCGATCCCAAGCAGCCCACGGCGCTGCCCGACAATTTCATCCAGACCTTGCATGCCGATGCGGCCGGCCGGCTCTGGATCGGCACCAGCGGTGCGGGCCTGGTGCGCTACGAGCGTGCCAGCAACAGTTTCACCACCCTCCCGGTGGGCCAGGCCGGGCTCAGCCATGTGAGCGTCAACAGCATCATCGACGATGGCGACGGCGGGCTCTGGGTGGGCACCAATGCGGGCCTGGACCATGTGGACGCCGCCAGCTCGGCGGTGCAGCGCCAGTCCGGCGAAGCGGCCGGCCTGTCCGGCTTGCAGGTGCTGAGTCTGCTGCGCAGCCGCGATGGCAGTCTGTGGGTCGGTACCGAAGAGGGGCTGTTCAGGCGCGAGGTGCGTGCGCCGCGCTTTGCCGCCGTGCCCCTGCCCAGCGGCGGGCCGCAGCCGCGCACCCTCAGTCTGTACGAAGACAGCCTGGGCCAGGTCTGGATAGGCACGGCCCAGCATGGCGCCTTCAAGATGGCGCGCGCCGACGCCGCGGCAGTGCCGGTGCGCAGCAGTGCTGCGCAGCCCCAGGCGGCCGCGCTCGGCAGCGAGCCGGTGACGGGCATCATCGAAGCCCGGCCGGGCGAGATCTGGCTGGGCACGCTGACGCGGGGCATTCAGGTGGTGGACCTGGCCACCGCGCAGACGCGTCATATCCGCCACCTGCCCAGCCTGCCGGTGAGCCTGGCCGACAACGCGGTGCGCGGTTTTCACCGCGACCGCTCGGGGCTGGTCTGGGTGGCCAGCAACCGCGGCCTGAGCCGCCACGATCCCGGCCAGGCGGCCGTGCTCACCATGTACGGTGCGCCGCCCTGCGCGCCGCAGCTGCGCTGCGATGCCGGTGAGCAGGCCGCCAGCAACGAGGTCAGCTGGATATTGCCGGTCGGCCCGGACCGCTTCTGGCTGGGCACGCACAAGCGCGGCGTCGAGATCATCGACAGCAGCGGCGCCTTGGTCGCGGCCTTGCGGCCGGATGCGCGGCGGCCGGAACGGGCGCTGCCGGCGGACATCGTGCTGGCCCTGGAGCTGGGCGGCGATGGACAGGTCTATATCGCCACCAAGCGCGGGCTTTACCGCGCTGCCGCCGACGGCAGCCGCATCAGCCGGGTGCAATGGCCCGGCCGCGATCCGGCCGCGTCCACCTGGACCCTGTTGGCCGAGGGCGGCAAGCTCTGGATCGGCGGGCAGAGCGACGGTCTGTGGTCGCTCGACCTGCGCAGCGGCCAGGCCCGCCTGGAACTGCGCGGGCGCGGCCAGCGCCTCAGCGACGAGCGCATCGTCGTGCTGGCGCGGGCGGCCGCCGGCGGCATCTGGATCGGCACGCGCAATGGCCTGAACCACCTCGAGCCCGGGACCGGCGTGGTCCGCCCCGTGCCGCTGGACGTTGGCAACACGGGGGCGCAGCCCAGTGCCGGCTTCATCACCGCGCTCTATACCGACCGCCAGCAACGGCTCTGGGTCGGCACCTATGGCGGTGGCATCAAGTTGCTGGAGCCGGATGGGCAACAGCGTCGCATCGGGCTGGCCGAGGGCTTGCCGGACGAGACCGTCAACGCCCTGCTGGAGGATGGCCAGGGCCAGTTGTGGGTCAGCACCGACAACGGCCTGGCGCGCATCCATCCCAAGACCCTGGAGGTGCGGGCCCTGCGGCGCGCCGAGGGCGTGGAATTCCAGACCTACTGGACCGGCTCGGCGGCGCGCAGCGGCGAGGGCGAGTTGCTGTTCGGCGGCGCCGGCGGCATGACCATCGTGCGGCCCGCGCATGTGCAGCCCTGGAGCTACCGGCCGCCGCTGGTGATCAGCGAGCTGCATGCGGGCGGGCGGCAGCTGGTGGCGGGCAGCCTGCTGCGCGGCATCGGGCCGGCGCAGCAGGCCGAGTTGTCCAGCTTGGAGATACAGCCGGACGCGAACAGCTTTGCGGTGGAGTATGCGGCGCTCGATTACTCGGCGCCGGATCGCAACCGCTATGCCCATCGCCTGCTGGGCTTCGACCGCGACTGGATCGCCAGCGACGCCACCCGCCGCCTGGCCAGCTACACCAACCTGCCACCCGGCCAGTACCAGCTGCAGCTGCGCGGCTCCAACCGCGACGGCGCCTGGAGCGAGGCGGTGCTGAGCCTGCCGATCCGCGTGCTGCCGGCCTGGCATCAGACGCTCTGGTTCAAGCTGCTGGTGCTGCTGCTCCTGCTGCTGACCGTGGTGGCGGTGGTGCAGCTGCGTACGCGCTGGCTGCGCAGGCGCCAGCGCGAGCTCGAGCTCAAGGTGAGCGAGCGCACGGCCGCGCTGGAGCAGGTCTCGCGCGCGCTGGAGGAGAAATCGCGCGTGCTGGAGCTGGCCAGCATCAGCGACCCGCTCACCGGCCTGCACAACCGGCGCTTCCTGGCCGAGCATATCGAGGCCGAAATCGCCGCCAGCCAGCGGCGCGCGCGCGAGGCGGCGCTGACCGCGGTGCCGCAGCCGGTGGATACCGACAGCCTGTTCTTCCTGATCGACATCGATCACTTCAAGCAGGTCAACGACGAGTACGGCCACGCCGCCGGCGATGCGGTGCTGGTGCAGTTCGGACGGCGCCTGCGCACGGTGCTGCGCGAGTCGGATCATCTGGTGCGCTGGGGTGGCGAGGAATTCCTGGCGGTGGCGCGCGACACCAACCGCCTGCGCGTGCAGGAGCTGGCCGAGCGCCTGCGCAGCGTGGTGGTGGAAAGCCCCTTTGTGCTGGACGATGGCCGCCGGCTGGCCATCACCTGCTCGATCGGCTTTGCCTGCCTGCCCTTTGTGGACGCCGACCCGCGCGCGCTGGGCTGGCAGGACGTGGTGCGGCTGGCCGATCTGGCCCTGCTGACCGCCAAGCGTTCCGGGCGCAATGCCTGGGTCGGCCTGGTCGCGGGCAGGGGCCTGCAGGAGCGCGGCAGCGCCGATGCCTTGATGGTGCGTGCGCAGACCGATCTGCAGGCCTGCGTGCGCCAGGGTGAGCTGCAGGTCTACAGCTGCCGCGATGAAGCCCTGGTGCTGGCGGCGCTGCGGCGCCCGCCGGCGGAATGGCGCGAGGCGGCGCTGCCCGCCTGA
- a CDS encoding PEP-CTERM sorting domain-containing protein (PEP-CTERM proteins occur, often in large numbers, in the proteomes of bacteria that also encode an exosortase, a predicted intramembrane cysteine proteinase. The presence of a PEP-CTERM domain at a protein's C-terminus predicts cleavage within the sorting domain, followed by covalent anchoring to some some component of the (usually Gram-negative) cell surface. Many PEP-CTERM proteins exhibit an unusual sequence composition that includes large numbers of potential glycosylation sites. Expression of one such protein has been shown restore the ability of a bacterium to form floc, a type of biofilm.), whose protein sequence is MMTKYPKRLAALAALCAALACPAPAMAGYIWNETGLTGAGDGLATAQVTFDSSHNSLSQIHGMLSSSTAVNGDTIYQVDLYQIRIDSPGTFSAWTTLSSAFDTQLFLFDAAGMGVYSNDDDGVGLTSLLPAGDPNNLLAAGVYYLAIAFGGFSAADGANQSVFLPGAFTDLLTADPGSGALNGWMPGFAAGTESAYSYDIFLTGATNAAIPEPASLALVLLAGLGVYATRRRQPRQLKELQS, encoded by the coding sequence ATGATGACCAAGTATCCAAAACGCCTGGCCGCGCTGGCCGCTCTCTGTGCTGCCCTTGCTTGTCCCGCCCCCGCGATGGCGGGCTATATCTGGAACGAGACGGGATTGACCGGCGCGGGCGATGGCTTGGCCACCGCGCAAGTCACCTTCGACAGCAGCCACAACAGCCTTTCGCAAATCCACGGCATGCTGAGCTCCAGCACCGCGGTGAATGGCGACACGATCTACCAGGTCGATCTCTACCAGATACGCATTGACAGCCCGGGCACGTTCAGTGCCTGGACCACGCTGAGCTCGGCCTTCGATACCCAGCTGTTCCTGTTCGATGCCGCGGGCATGGGCGTCTACTCCAACGACGACGATGGCGTGGGACTGACCTCCTTGCTGCCCGCCGGCGACCCCAACAATCTGCTGGCGGCGGGGGTGTACTACCTGGCCATCGCCTTTGGCGGCTTCAGCGCGGCGGACGGCGCCAACCAGTCGGTCTTCCTGCCCGGGGCCTTCACCGACCTGCTGACCGCCGACCCCGGCAGTGGTGCCCTGAACGGCTGGATGCCCGGCTTTGCCGCCGGCACCGAATCGGCCTATAGCTATGACATCTTCCTGACCGGCGCGACCAATGCCGCCATCCCCGAACCTGCCAGCCTGGCCCTGGTGTTGCTGGCAGGCCTGGGCGTGTACGCGACGAGACGGCGCCAGCCGCGCCAGCTGAAGGAGTTGCAGTCATGA